Genomic window (Pseudoliparis swirei isolate HS2019 ecotype Mariana Trench chromosome 23, NWPU_hadal_v1, whole genome shotgun sequence):
AACTGAGCAAAGCTTCAAGAGATAATCACATTCTGTCATCATGCAGCGCCAACACACATTTTGAAGCTTATTGTTCTAAACATCCCCAAGCGTGCGCATTCTGACATCTAACCGCTGTTGACCCATGAATACCCttgatgtttgtgtatgttctgCATCATTCATAGTTCGTATTCTGTGCAAAGCCTGTCATGAATTGCGCACCCTGTGAAGGATTGCCACCGACCAGCGCTTTTGAAAGTGGCTAATCCTCTGTGGAtggatatgtaaatataaatgccTGTGTTGCTCCTGATTGTTGAGGATAAACCGATGtgcgttgtgtttgttgtgtgggATGGTGTGGGAGAGAAGGGAGACAAAACCATAAGCATCAAGATCTGTCCCATTCGTCAACTATATATAATCCCCTTATTgagcacacactccacacatGGCGTACATTTATTCCAGGATATGAACCTACACTACGCTGCACCATCAATACTGTTTTAATCATTATTTTCTGTGTATTTGATTCACTCTTTGGTAATTAAGTGTCGGCAAATGTTAGATGTCGGTCGGCGCGTCAGAGTATTTGTGAGATGTTAGAAGTCTGCCAAAGCCACGCACCATCCTAAGTTATTTTATgccttttctgtctctctcccactctccttGATTTTATTTGAAAAGACATAACCACGAATAGAAGCACTGCATGGCTTCAGTTTATCATGCGAGCCAAACAGACAGATGAATTTCCGCCCAGTTGAGGAGCGGCCTCGGTCCGCTGAGACGTCTTGCTCGCCTTGTTGTGGCTCCCTTGGATCCAACTCCTTCAAACCGTCGCCAACCCGCCTCTCTTTCACAAAGTGTTTGCGTTCTCTGCATTTCGCTTCCATCCATCAGCACCCTCAAAGCTTCAGCTCGTCTGATGAAAGTCTGCCAGGTTGGAGTAATGTTACGTTCTGAAATGCAAATGTCCCCTTGTGCCAAGTATTCTCTTCGGATGCCTCTCACGTACCTGGAGCTGCACTCACTGACTCAGAAGCTCAAAATGACAAAACAAGTATGAAATGCTTCATTCTTGTATTTCCTTTGTGACCatgaaatgaatacatttagtaCATGCAtccatttaatatatttacattgaatttactaGATATATAAGCTATAGGCAATCTAtaggctttatatatatacttttttaatatatatatatatgtatatatatatatacatatatatatatatgtatatataaaatgtatatgtaaaaagcaagatttaaaaaattaaaagatgtACATTTTCATAACAATGCAGACTAAAATaatcttttttgttcttttctccAACATCTGTTGCTGTGAAAAAGTCCTCTGTATGTTAAGATCTTGCACACTGCACGAGGTTTACTTTATCATTACTCCGAGTGAATGAAATGCAATTTAAAAGCGGAGTCAACAAACATTTGGTCCATTGATCAGAACAGAGATCTGCCATTTGTCGCGAGTGAAAACATTTATCTAATAACAAGTCAAACACTTGTTTTGACATGAAGAAGCATTAAGGCATTGACTAAAGTGTGGCTTTGTGACAATTAAAAATATGCAGTGATACGAATTAGACTCCCAGTTGTTTTTGTTCACACACAAAGTGCATTCACGACTCAGGGGAGCCCGTCAGGAGGATCCCAAAAGCCCAGTTATTATTCTGCACTTTGCATCATGGTTTACAGAGTTCAGGTCTTTAAacacggagctctgtggagTGATGTGTGCTCAGAGGAATACGACTGAATGTGTCACTCAATGAAGGCCAGCAGAGTAGGGGAACAAATAAAGTTTGCAGCCATTTCTGAAACGGCTCACGGAGTAATGTAGAGCAGAGGAGAAGGAAGTGGGATTCAGCCTCACTGCTGTAACTTGGGGAATTAGTGGCTCCGTACACAATCCTTCATGTTGACCAGGCATTAGGGATTTTCTGAAAATCCTGACCACATTACTTATTACGAATCATCCAAACGGACTACATGCCGACTCTCCATCTGCACCGACGTCCCAGAAACGTCAGAATATCCTCGTAAAGCCAGACTCAATGAAGCTCAGTGTACACAGGCCTGTGTAAGGTGAGATTTAACATTCACTCGGCAGTTCAGTGACCCGAGGTGCACTGGACCAGTCCGGGTGTGAGATGATGGCATGACTTGCAAAACCTGGACTTCATAAACTATTTAAAGCCTCCCTCTCCACTTTTGCTGATCGTTGAGGTTTGAGCCTCACTGGACAGAATGATGTGTGAGCTGGTTTGACACCAGAAGGATGTTTTCACATTCAGCCGATGAATGTTCATTTTGAATCTGTGGACATACAAGCAGGTTGCAATGAGTGGAAAGCCAATCAAACTTACACAAATGTGATTAGTAAAGGTGAAACCCGCATGAGTCATCTTGTGTTTGTCAACATTTGCATATGGATTCTGGATTTTTAAAAGAGGGACAAGAAGGAGATGTAATTAAAAGAGCAATTCTTTTAATTACATCTCCCTTGTGTCCTTCTTTCACATATTGCGCTGTTTGTCGTTAGGTTTTTGTGAAAGAAACATATTTGTCATTATTCATTATGCAAAAGGGGGATTTTTTTATAGACTAGGTGTAAATTGTAAACCAAGTGCTATCGCttgtcatatttattcattcaaggGTATTTGACATTTCCAGGCttacaatgtttgttttttatttctctgaACTGGCAGTGATCTATTTTACTCTCCCAGGCAAAGCACTTGCAAAACGCTCCCAGACTAAAATGAATGGAGAGAAATTGTGGGCAGGGATTGTGAAACACTAGTGGTCTTATGTAATTCTGTACTGTgtcgtttattttatttacactaaTCCCCCTCTAGGCATTACATCATATTTGGATCAGGTCTTTCAATGTTCATATTTTGAAGTTGACCTCATGTTGGAGTCCCTGACCCCCCACCTGTCAGAAGTAATATAGTATgcaatgtgttttatttccaGCGCTCTGTGCAGTCTGCATACTCAGAGGGCAGTTGGAGAGCAGCGGGGCTTTGCAGACCCGTAAGCCACGGTCTGATCCCTGACATATACTGACAGGGACTCCCAGCCATCTGGCCAGATGAGGCAGTTGGATAGGCACATCCTCTCTCTTTGACTCTCAATCGTGACTCAACgtgactccacacacacattttacactTGCTCTGAGGGGTTTCAGTGATCTCAGGGGTTGCCGCAGAGCTCTGGTGGTCACAGATTGTGACCTAGCCCACAGCATCTTCCCTCAAAGCCGTACATTTAGATTCCAAATTCAAGTTCTCAGTTTCTGCCTGCAGGTTTTATGATggacagaaggtcagagagCCAAGAAAGGCTGAAGGAACTGGCGATAATTGTGAGAGAAGGAATAAGAGAGATTCAAACCCTGTTTGAGAGCATTGGAAGATAGAGGACCGAACACACTGGATCATTTTTAAAGAGAAAGTCGGGTTACATCAGCTTTCTTTGTAGCTTTGGGACATACACTAGCTACACATTTGTACGCAAGTAACGATTCACTTTTCTCTATCTATGAAGAACAAATTCCTACTAACATGTAATTTATGGTGCATTTCCTTTAACATGGtcctaaatgtataaataatatacctTTATTTTAATAACTTGTATCTTGAATCCACATAATTCATTTACCTACATCACTCCCCAGGGCCCCGTCCCTGATAAAAGATCAATCAACAGATAATTGCACCTCTCCACCGACACATACTGAATACTTTATGCAGCAGAAAGGTGATAATCTTGCTCTGCCTTCATACCAATGCCACACTCTTTCCCAGCTCATGAGTATCTAATAACTTTGAAATTGAAGAACTGACTGAGGCCATCATCCATCTTCTTCAAGgcaagttttttttgttgcattcttATGATAATATCACCCGTACCGCTTCCCACACATGCAGACAACTTGCCTTTTCCTTCTGGCGGTGTTGAACGTAGCGGAGGCTAAAACACAACTTGTGTAACATTGGTTTGAAATGCAATCTAGACAGCTACCTTGGAGCCCTGGGACAATTCTTAGATCAATCACCGATACAGATGCTGCTAGAAgcggagagggaaagaaagacacacagtcAGGAATACACACAAAGTGTATAAATACACTCACAGCGTGCTTGCAGGTGTAAACACaagtatgtacacacacacacacacgcagctctCTCTGATACTTCTGCATGTGTTGCTGCTGACAGACGAGCGCCCTCTGACACAAATCACCAGGCTGAAGAGGTTTTATCTTGCAATCTTGTATCTGCGCCGCCAtcactccacctgtctgtcaccTTGAGAGGTGATGGGAGAAGTCTACAAGGTGCCATTTACCCAAGTGCGACCTGAAAGTATTGCACTAATCACTAGTTTCTTCTCCAAAGCcctcaaacacaaaaaaaacaacaacaacctgtcaGCTACTCCCCGGTAGAAAAGGCCATAGCGCTGCTTTCCCAGTGTGAATAGGGAGGGGAACGTGTATGTATAGTTCTACTTTGGTGAAATTTgtttaataaacaataatggAGGGGGAAATTGTTCATGAGAGAGAAGAGCAAGAGAAGGACGTAAGTTGTGTAAAGGAGAAGCTGTCGGATGCTACGCAGTGTAATTGGTGTTAAACAGGGTCAGGCTGACAGGGGGGAATTTAATTTGGCTGCACGGTGACCAAACAGAATTAGTAAATCCAAGCaggtgagaaagaaaaacaatttaGGGTTTAATATTATCGACGGTTCTTTTATTCCTCCTTCTCCATGTGGGAAACTCGATTTTGTGGTATTGTTACCTGCATGACAAAATATTCTTATTATTCTCAGAGTTAATGTCTTTTTGTAGTCATTTGACTTAGTACAGGTACGCTTCAACCACTACAGTCTTCCTCTTATTTTGAGGATGGAATAACGTGCTAGCAGAACAAATTAAGCCCCAGGACGCATTAGATTAACTTGGAGCTTGGAGTTATATTCACATATTTGGTATTATTGACGAGATGAGCGCACTAGGGCACtgtattgttcatgtggttGTGGAGAAAACATATTCTAAAGTTGAGAAATAGGGATCAAAATATAAAAGGCTTCACATTCTATTAAAAAAGCAATTGCATAAACCTACAGTATGTTCAATAACAAAAGATTGCCATCAATGGTTCACTCTCCATGTTCATAGATACTATTATCACATCATTCAAACCTGCAGTATCAGATTGTTTTTAGCCCCTTACAGGCAGCAGAATGAAGTTGTGAACACATAACACTTACGTATCATCACCTCGATGGAGACATCCAGCAGTTACAGAGCCATATTATTTTTCACATGGTGTCGTGTTTTATTGTTGCTGAAAACAGAGTGAACCAGAACTGTAAAGTTGTGGCTTAGGCAGCTAAACAATGAGCCTAAACTCCCTAGGAAGCTCCAAACAGCCGAGAGCAGATTCTTCATCGCTATGAGCGACCCCTTTCACAATGACACGCTGTTTTCACATGTcaattaatacattattattaaaacatatatagttAATTGTTTCTTGCAAACTAAAAAAATGTTGTAACCACACAAAAACGGTTATTACATAACTAttttagtgtgtgagtgtacagATGTTGCAGTTGCTTCGACTCAGATCTCACAGAAAAGTACTCCCCGTGTCTTCttaggcacaaacacacacacacacacacacacagaagactaAAATAGACAAGGGGGTGGGGGCTGCAATCTGCTGTGGATTACCAATAGATGACAGATCTCCCAAGTACCctttctgtctcactctctcattcTCTGAGTTGGATCAGTAGCAAAACGCCTTTACAACTTCAAGCCAGAGAGacaattgttttaattaaaagatTACATGCGCACGATGGCTGCCGTCGGTTTGGAGCGTTGGTTGTTCAAGTCCTCAGAATTGAAAGCCACGTGGCACaagatgcaacacacacatgagcgCTAGGGGCAGGAGCAGTGTGGTGATGTgacagggtcagaggtcagggggctGTAGGCTCGAGCACATGGGAGAAGTTGCCTTCACAGCTTTCTGCCGGAAATCTCGTCAGGTTTAGGCAGCAAgcctacttagttaggtttagaaaGAATTGTGTTAATTTAGttaatttagagtaaaatataCTCTGAAGCAGTGTGTGATTTAGGGcctggctaccttgtgattgacaggtcacgaTCACGACGTATTCAtacaactttaaccctttcataGTGTATGTTTagttcatgaaagttaattgtAATGTAAAATGTCTTACATTACCCGTAGCTCTGCCTTCTCGGGTGTGTATGCAGAGTCTGGGCCACAGCTGCTGTTGCTGTGTttgctcccctccctctcctatcCTTCCAATAAAGCCCTCCCCTCTGCAGGCCTCAGCTCATAAAAGAGCATTAAAACTGCTGACTCAGCACAAATTGAGTTCACATAGGCAAGAGGTTCGGCTTCCTCACCTCACAAGCGCACACTCCTGAAGACGTTTGCTGAAGCCTAATCGCACTCTACTCCAGATAAAGTGCCTTTTATTGTCAAGGACACTCGTTcataaatggtgtgtgtgtgtccatatttgagagtgtgtgttcttgtgttatAGCTTCTCACAACCTGCAATTGCCGTACATTTGAAATCCCAGACAGGAAATTGCATTTTACATCGTGGTGACCATGGCAACCAAAGCCTGTAATGCCTGTCAGTGAGGTTTATGTTACACATTCTCCAAAGCGTTAAGTGCAATcaggaaggaagaaaataaaatcaTACACGGTGGGATAGCTTGGAAGAAACAGCGTCATTATAGCAACTGTCTGAAGGCAGACACGCTTCGACTTCTTTTTTACTGTCTTTCCACAGAGAGTAACGTAGGAGTTTTGGTTATTGAGACGATAAAGCCTCCATTTCACCTCTCAGTTTTCAAACGTAATTGTCTTTGTGCCACTGAGCCCTTTTTAGCAACACTGATTCCTCACGATAAGGCGCTTTGATAAAAAGGCTTATTTGAGTGATAACAAGGTGCGTCACAGGTGCACTGAGTGCGTTCACTCGTAAGGTCACCTTTTTAAAGCAAGGGCCTTTTATTCTACCCCTATTCATCCACACGGTATCTTCTATCCCCTGCAACCTGAAATCTGAAAACGAACACCATTAGTCCGCTCCTTGCAGAGGAATGAATAGTGCACCCTGAGGTCCAATCCACACTAATGTGAGGTCGGAGGGGCGGAGCAGGAGGGGATACATTGTGTGATCATCTTTGAGTAAATGTGTGAGGTTTAGCTGAATCTGTGCACGCAGAGGAGTTaaatgtcaggtgtgtgtgtgtgtggggggggggggtagatagacagacagacacaaagaggCTTCCAGCCGTTCCTGACTCAGATCCATGGCTTGGTTGGCACGGATTCACATCGCCtggttatctgtgtgtgtgtgtgtgtgtgtgtgtgtgtctgtgtctgtgtgtctgaatgtgttTGCTTGGAGGAACTGCAGGATGTGAGCAAGACTGTGATCCAGCTTGTCCACATAGACTTTGGTGAATGAAAGCTCGGCGTGGAGAGGAGCAGAAGGGACTCAAATCAAAAGATGCCATATTAAACATTGCAACACAGTCATATAGGGATATTGTTTTGAATAAACTTACCTACGCCTTTATTACAATATTGTTTATGACATCATCCCATTTTTGAATTCACTTTCTCATCGTTCAGCCTCCGGTCTAACAGATCTTTTGTACGTTTTGGAGCGGATATAAATGTAGGAATGTTCGTTCTTATCATGTCTCCTCTTATCTACAGTTTAGAAATGAAAGACTGAAAATGATCCCGCCGATGTTCTGTTTCATGTTTTCTTAACCGCTATCTTTCAGGCAGACTCGGGAGCAGGAAACTCCCCCAGATTTCTTCTACTTCTCCGACTTTGAGAGGCACAACGCTGAGGTTGCCGCTTTTCACTTGGACAGGTGAGTTTTATCATCTTGAGATTTCTGTTTCCTGTCCAAGCGCATTTTTCAGATCATCTTTCACAGTCTGTTCCAGGAAGGATGACCGGCCGCACATGATTAATGATGAAGGGTCGTCTGGAGGTCTGCTGAGGCCGTTCTAATTACCTCACACAtaatcacaaatacacactctcgctctctgttAGATGAGGTCAGCGGCGTGTGTTTGCGTGGGCAGGAAGATGGAGCCAAACAGGAAATAACAGACACACCATTACCACCAAGGGATGGTTATCGAGCCGGGGGGCGGGgagagatgggagggggggagggcgtTTTTAGATTACATGCACCACAGCAGCCTCTGGATGCCAGTCTGAGCTATTAGTCCGGCTTCATGTCGAACCAGGAATAAAGAGTAGGAGGCTGCAACTTTAGTTCATTAGATTTGTGCAATATCCTGAAGATTTAAGCTAAAAAGGCAGCATCGCTACCTCGGGGGGTTTTACCATCTGTTCTTCGCCACACTGTATTTATCATCCTTGTGAACTCATTGTGACTCATAGGTGTGTAATAGGCAAAGTGCACACAAATAAAAGCTTGAGTGtgcaaattcacacacacacatacaaacacacacacaggtgctccTTTGTCGCCAGGGCCCCGACATGACGGTGCAGTTTGCTGCTCCTGAATGCGTTCCTCTGTAGGCTAAAGTTTCGCCAACTCTGTCCCATtcagccggtgtgtgtgtgtgtgtgtgtgtgtgtgtgtgtgtgtgtgtgtgtgtgtgtgtgtgtgtgtgtgtgtgtgtgtgtgtgtgtgtgtgtgtgtgtgtgtgtgtgtgtgtgtgtgtgtgtgtgtgtgtgtgtgtgtgtgtgtgtgtgtgcatgctcccAGGAGGCTTTGCTTCGGTCTCAAACGGGTCAGGGTCATTTGGACAGCCGACGTATAGTGGGGCAGGCTAAGGAGGGGCTGAATCGGTGTAGTATTCAGACATAGGATTGGAAGaaaagaatgagagagagagagagagagcgatggagaTAGAAAGGTTGCACAAGAGTCTGGGACCATAAAGTGTAAAATTAGCACAAGCATCTACATATAGATGAGAGACTTAAggtgtctttgtctgtgtgagtgtgtgttggtggaacaggtgggaggaagacacacacacactgtgacacacacacacctttgtttCGCTTGTTTTGACGTGGATGTTGGGAGACAATAGATGCTGCTGAAAGataatgaataattaaatatcTAGTGTGCTGCGATGATACAGATCAGAAAGTATCCTGATGTCTCACTGTTTCTTTGAGCCGTCTCCGATTCGAGAATGATGGACGTACGCGGCGCGCAAGTATTTCCTGTTGCTGAGCAGGTGATGTGCTGATGGATAGATCATGCCAGCAGGACAGGTGCAGAAATCTAGAGCACTGGGTCAGAGCAGCTCTCAGAGACAGTGGAGGTGCTCGGTGCTCGCAGCCCTCCTGGCTGGCGGGGAGCGCCTCTTTAAATCTGCTCCACCTGAGCTGGAGGCAGAAGATCTGTTGCATCTGTTCACGGCGGAGGAAAGTTTAAAGCATTGCGTCAAACAGTGAACGGTGGAGATCTGACTTTCCAGTCTGTAATGTTGGCAATCCTGATATAATTGACCAACATCAAGTTatctttattttagatgtaaaaTATATGTCATCACGACCCGTTTTTCCATGTGTCCTTCTTTCTTTAGGATCCTCGACTTCCGGCGAGTGCCCCCCGTGGCAGGCCGACTTGTGAACATGACGAGGGAGATCAGGGATGTGACGCGGGATAAGAAGCTGTGGAAGACCTTCTTCATCTCACCAGGTAGAAACTCTGCTGCTCGGCACGATGATGCAGCTGGTTGGTCCTCATACTTAAGAGACAGAGCAACACTGGCTTCACCTGTAAGACACAGCTTGAAGTACTCTGCTTTATTTACAAAGTGGGTTCTGTGTTTGTCGTCCTATGGTTCTTTACGTGTGGTGATCAAGAAAGCCATAGCCGGAAGTCACCACCGGGTGGCACTGTAAATCAGTTTATACACAAAGCTCAACGAAATTAAGCCTGACAAgagttgtaataaaaaaaactaaacacatcCATATACAACCATCTATTTagaactcaaaataaatggcaCAAAAGAGAATATCTCTTTTGTTGcgttttgttttcctctttgaCACAATGGAGTTTTTCCTCTCCTCAGCCAATAACATCTGCTTCTACGGCGAGTGCTCGTACTACTGCTCCACTGAGCATGCTCTGTGCGGGAAACCGGACCAGATCGAAGGCTCGCTGGCGGCCTTCCTGCCGGACCTGAGTCTGGCCAAACGCAAGACATGGAGGAACCCCTGGAGGCGCTCCTACCACAAACGCAAGAAAGCAGAGTAAAGAAACAACACACCCGCCGCGCATCCGTCCGCACACGTCAGGGCTTCATCTGGGCCGATTACTCAGACTAAATAAAgacatatatttgtatgcgttaTCAGGTGGGAGGTGGACCAAGATTACTGTGACGAGGTTAAGCTAACTCCTCCGTATGACCGAGGCACTCGACTGCTGGACGTCATGGACATGACCATCTTTGACTTCTTAATCGGTAAGAAGAAAATGGAGTATGACATTACGTGTAAATATATGTCAATATACCAATGGCATAGTTATGCCTCTTTTTAATTGTATGCTATTTAACTACAGTGTCCTCACATTTACTCCCCACTTTGCTCTCTCCTTGTTCAGGTAACATGGATCGACATCATTATGAAACTTTTGAGAAATTTGGAAATGACACCTTCATTATTCACCTAGACAATGGAAGAGGGTAAAGACACTCAGCTTCTTTTGAAGTGTCTGTCCTAACATCTGCACTATATTTGACCCACTGAAAATGGTTGTGTTGAACATCAGTTCATTTATTAGCATGTGACGTTGCGAATCCCGAGCTATTAATTGATTGATTTCATTCAAATGTGCTGCATCTACACACTTTATATTTCTCATGAAGCTCAAGAAGCTTCATCGGAATTAATGAAGCAAAAGGATGAATAGCAACGttcaatattgtgtgtgtgacggtgcaTTTTTTCCCTTTATTCTCTCCCTTATAGTTTTGGAAAACACTCCCATGATGAGCTGTCCATTCTGGTGCCTGTCATCCAGTGCTGCAGGTCAGAGTTGTGCTGGTTTGGGAATGTATAGCTGTACTTTGAGCTCGTCTTTCTTTGTCCTACTAGTCAGTCaatccttctttccttcagccTTTACACTCGAAATCCTCTCATGGGTGTGTTGCTGTGAGAACAATGCTCCGAGAGGATGTAACTCTTTCATTTCTGAACAACTCGGGTTTCTTCAAGGACAGTGAACTCATTCAAGCACCTCTACGACATCTAGTTCATCTGCAACGTGTGTGAATTCCAAGTTCATGTTGTAATTTATTAACCCTTGTGCGGTCGTGAACAGTAGAAAAATGACCTTAACAGCAGAGGAAAGCTCCTAACGGGCCTTTCACATGGAGAGCCGTGGAACATTCAACCAGACTGAACTTTGGGCGCAGCGCTTGGCGAGGGGGCGCGAGAAAATGGGTGTGAGAGTGCAGTGGCGCCGTTGTTGCTTTTTGTGTTAAAGGCCCATAAATCATCTTTTTTGAACTTGCTTTCTTTTGCTAAATTGATCATAACATTAGAAAAGGTCACACATTGTGTTTATGTTTCCCTTTAAAGCTTTTCACCACCAGGGTACAAAGATTACCGTCATCACATTTTTAACCCAACGGTTCTAAAATAATCTACACCCCATATGGCAAGAAATATAcactaatatatgtattataacgTCACGATAGCAGgaataaatacagcaataatATAGAGTtgagtttaatttaaaataacctCTTCAATTCCCCTTCTCCAGGGTGAGGAAATCGACGTACCTGCGTCTCCAGCTGCTGGCCAAAGAGGAGTACCAGCTGAGCTCCCTGATGGAGGAGTCCCTGATCCGGGACCGACTGTCCCCGGTCCTCCTCCAGCGCCACCTCCAGGCCATGGACCGCAGGCTCCGGCGGGTTCTGCAGGTCCTGGCAGGCTGCATAGAGAAAGAAGGTTACGGTAACGTGGTGGACGAAGATGTCGTCGGGAACACGGCCACCCACAGGAGCCCAGGCCACAGGTAGTGAGGGCGAGACTCTCAGGTGACCGAACCCACCATTGACACATGAACAATGGACCATGTCTGTGGCTGTTCGACCAATGGGATTACACCAAAATTCCCACTTCTGATATCAAGCTGAATTCAGTGAATTCCAAGACTTGCCATCATTGCCTCTCTGGGAACTGCTTTTAAGTGTGTTTATAAAGAAGGAACTGACCACCGATGCCAtgaaagactcacacacagaggcttTGTATTAATCAGATACAGatgtatttttgttgtattgGGACAGAAAGGAACCGCTGCTGTGTTCGGATTTTATCCCGTTTTTAATATGGAGGGTATAATTTTGTTTgatgtgttttattatattagTACCTAATCAAATGAGAACGTACTCTCACAGCATATGGCCAGACAAAAAGCTTTACCAGTTATGACGATGGATGACACGGTTTGTATTTTCTCTTTGTAAAACATGTCAGTGACCAACCACCGACAACCCGGAGAATAAGAGGTTCAAAGCAGTGGACTCTGTTCACTAACTTGATCTGCTTTGTTGTCTTTGCACCGACTCGGAACCGACTGATTGGAAATGTTATCACATACTTCTGAACAGCAGCGATCTGAGTGCGATTATATTTGACACTGTAGTTCCAACAGTACGTTCACTTTGCCTTATTCTGATTTGTaccactttttaaaatatattttttcccaTCTCCCCTGCAAGTCCAGCTTGCGCAACATGCAGCACAACAATAAA
Coding sequences:
- the fam20ca gene encoding extracellular serine/threonine protein kinase FAM20C isoform X1, which produces MILFRKFRVLILMVFLVACTMHIMIDLLPKLEKRAAGAVNGDAGCQCAHHPGEQSQGWGKKRAMSAAEAGWPNKHTLRILQDFSNEPSSNLTSHSLEKITAAGDRAESSRRMRPSAGKAEDRKPLMGDAGGGRTAPAHGVSRLFALFEHPFYKVDLPPITKDDTLFNVNSDIKLYPKATGNQEWHNVEGNEEEEEYHPTGEAESSPNWLRFHIGINRYELYSRHSLALDALLKDLVTQRITSVAMKSGGTQLKLIITFQNYGQALFKPMKQTREQETPPDFFYFSDFERHNAEVAAFHLDRILDFRRVPPVAGRLVNMTREIRDVTRDKKLWKTFFISPANNICFYGECSYYCSTEHALCGKPDQIEGSLAAFLPDLSLAKRKTWRNPWRRSYHKRKKAEWEVDQDYCDEVKLTPPYDRGTRLLDVMDMTIFDFLIGNMDRHHYETFEKFGNDTFIIHLDNGRGFGKHSHDELSILVPVIQCCRVRKSTYLRLQLLAKEEYQLSSLMEESLIRDRLSPVLLQRHLQAMDRRLRRVLQVLAGCIEKEGYGNVVDEDVVGNTATHRSPGHR